TCATGTCGGTTTCAGTGATTTGCAGCACGGCATCGAGTTGATCAAGCAGTTCTTCGTCGCCGGCGATCACTTCGGTAAGCCCGATCTTTTCGGCCTGCATCCGCGTGAACTCGCGATTGAAGTCATGTTGGTATTGTTGCAACGCGGATTCAAATGGACTCGCTTCACCGACCAAGGGGTACAATGCGTTGGCTAGTTGAACCAAGTTCCAAAGGGCAATTTGCGGCTGGTTCCCAAATGCATAGCGGTGATGCATGCGGTCCGTTGTGTTGGGAGTCCAGTTGGGATCGTAGCCTTCGAGCCAACCGTACGGGCCGTAATCGATCGTGTCGCCATGAATCGACATGTTGTCGGTATTCATCACGCCATGCACAAATCCGACGCGTTGCCAATGCACCATCATTCTCAGCGTGCGTTGGCAAACCTCATGAAAAAAATCGCCGTAACCGGATTGGGTGCCGGTTTCGATTTCCGGGTAGTAATGGCGGATCGTGTAATCGGTCAGTTCACGCAGCATTTTCAAGTCGTGACGCGAAGCAAAGATTTCAAAATTGCCGAAGCGAATGAAACTTGGTGCGACGCGGCAAATCACTGCACCGGTTTCCATTTCGGGATGCCCGTCGTACATGATGTCTCGCAGCACTTGGTCGCCCGTGGTCAATAGACATAGCGATCGCGTGGTGGGAACCCCCAGGTGGTGCATCGCTTCGCTGCACAGGTGTTCGCGGACCGAAGATCGAAGAACGGCCAGCCCATCGGCAGTGCGTGAATAAGGGGTTTCGCCAGCCCCTTTTAGCTGCAGCGTCCAGTGTTTACCGGCATGCTCGACTTCGGCCAAATTGATCGCGCGTCCATCGCCGAGCTGTCCCGCCCACGAGCCAAATTGGTGACCGCCATAACACATCGCGTAAGGGCGAGTTCCTGGCATGACTTTGCCGCCGCTGAAGACGTCGCGAAACTCGTCGCTGTCACGGTCTTCTGCGGACAATCCAAGCATCTCGGCAACGTCGTTGGCGACGTGCAGCAGCCGTGGGTTGCTAGGGACGCGTGGCGTGACAAATGAAAATGCCGCCCCGCTGACTTGGCGTCGCGAAAGTGTTTGCACCGGGTCAGCGGTCAGTTGCTTGTTAAAACGATCGTGAAGATTCAAACGCATGGTGGCAGCGGTGCGGTAGGCGAGCGGGCGTCGCAGGTCAGTCTTGTTTCAGTTTGTCGCGGAATACCTCGGTGAACTTTTCCACCTTGGGCCGAATCACGGCTTGGCAGTAGCCTTGGTTTCCGTGTTCGTTGAAGTAATTGTGGTGGTCGGCTTCGGCGGCATAGAATTTTGTGAATTCGCTGATCTCGGTCACGATCGGGGCTGAGAAGACCCCCGCTTCGTCGAGTTTTTGCTTGAAGTGTTCCGCCTGCTGTTTTTGTGATTCGCTGTGATAGAAAATCACGGATCGGTACTGCGTGCCGACATCGGCGCCTTGGCGGTTGAGCGTCGTGGGGTCATGGGTTTTCCAAAACACTTCCAATAGCTCCTCAAAGCTAATCACGCTGGGGTCAAATTGGATTTGGATGACCTCGGCGTGTCCGGTCGTGCCGGTACAGACCTGTTTGTAGGTGGGATTGTCGACGTCGCCACCGGAGTAGCCTGACATCACCTGTTGGACGCCCGCGAGTCGTTGAAAGATGGCTTCGGTGCACCAAAAGCAGCCATTGCCAAAGGTCGCCAATTGGAGCGACGGATTATCTGCATTTGTCATCATTCAAACCCAGTTTGCTGAAAGTAAATCTTGCTGGTTGTGGGAGGGCGAGGGCCCGTATGTAACCGGTATATCCGAGATCGCTTCTCGCCCTTGTCTCGCGCCCCAGGATCATCGTGAGACTGTCTTCTGTGATTTTAGGCGACAAGCAACCCCCCGCAGTGACGTCGTGGCGGTTCTGTATTCCGCCCAAAAGCGACCAATCATGATGCGTTGATTCGCTCGGCAACCGGTCCCCATGACAATGTCAACTGCCGTGGTGCCACTAGCGTGCTGCGAAGACCAAGAAAAGTCAACGAGTCGAGCGTCGAAGAAGCCCGTTCAGCCAAGAAGCCCGTCCAGCCAAGAACCGTTACGGCAGCGCCCCTTATAGTGGAACCCGTCAACGGCTTGTTGTTTTAGTCGTACGATGGACTTCCTAGTCCGTCGAATCCACCATTGACGGACTAGGAAGTCCATCCTACACCCCTTGCCGCAGGAAACTTCACTAAGTCAACCAGCCGTCTAGAGCGGGTTGAGATTCGGTAAAGAGTTGACGTGAATTGCGTTACCAGCGACGTCGAGTGGGGCAAAGTTGCATCAAGCGACCCCGACGCAGCGAACGCAAAGACGGTGACGAATTTGTTGTCACCGAACCCACGTGCTTGTACGTTGCCGCAAACCCATTTTCGAGCTCAATCGCTGTGGTGGCTCATGTCATTGACAAACGATTCAATCCGGAAGCGGTTTTTTAATTGCAACAGCGCTAGTGTCTCGCTGACAATCCGGCGACTCTCTTCGCCATCAAGTAGCAGTAGGTCGATGTAGCTTTCGTTCAATCCAAACGCTCCACCGAGTGTTTGACCGCTGAGTTCTTTGCGAAGCGAATCGCTCAAGATGTCTTCGATGTTAGCGCGAACATCGGATTGTTGGCCATCGGGGAAAATCGAGCCATCGATGGCAACGTAGACCAGTTCCGCGCCGGTGTTTTGCAGTGGATCTTCATCAAGTTTGCCCTCGTTATCGATACAGTCAAACACCAGCTGGGGAATCAAGCTTGATCCGATCACCGTATCGCCTCGCGGTGACGGCTTGTTCTCGCGCAACTGATAAACGGTATAGGTCTCAAGCGGCGGCAGTTTCTCCCACTGGTGATACGTGTTGACTTGTGAGATGAATTCGGGCAGCTCCGAAAGCGACCGCGTGTAGCTGTCCGGGGTGAATGGTTCGATCTTGATTTGGCCCAGCCACATCTGGGTGCCGAATTCACCAAGCACTTCATCGACCAGCAGGAACAGGATGGTGAAGTGTTTTGTTTTAGGAACGGACTGGAGCGCAGGATGCCAGGCGACGATATCGATCTTTTGCCGTTCGTCATCGACTTGGGTGCGAACTTGGAAGCTATCCACGTCGACTCGCTTGCCATTGTCGACAG
The window above is part of the Novipirellula caenicola genome. Proteins encoded here:
- the msrA gene encoding peptide-methionine (S)-S-oxide reductase MsrA, yielding MMTNADNPSLQLATFGNGCFWCTEAIFQRLAGVQQVMSGYSGGDVDNPTYKQVCTGTTGHAEVIQIQFDPSVISFEELLEVFWKTHDPTTLNRQGADVGTQYRSVIFYHSESQKQQAEHFKQKLDEAGVFSAPIVTEISEFTKFYAAEADHHNYFNEHGNQGYCQAVIRPKVEKFTEVFRDKLKQD
- a CDS encoding protein adenylyltransferase SelO; protein product: MRLNLHDRFNKQLTADPVQTLSRRQVSGAAFSFVTPRVPSNPRLLHVANDVAEMLGLSAEDRDSDEFRDVFSGGKVMPGTRPYAMCYGGHQFGSWAGQLGDGRAINLAEVEHAGKHWTLQLKGAGETPYSRTADGLAVLRSSVREHLCSEAMHHLGVPTTRSLCLLTTGDQVLRDIMYDGHPEMETGAVICRVAPSFIRFGNFEIFASRHDLKMLRELTDYTIRHYYPEIETGTQSGYGDFFHEVCQRTLRMMVHWQRVGFVHGVMNTDNMSIHGDTIDYGPYGWLEGYDPNWTPNTTDRMHHRYAFGNQPQIALWNLVQLANALYPLVGEASPFESALQQYQHDFNREFTRMQAEKIGLTEVIAGDEELLDQLDAVLQITETDMTIFFRLLGNVKKSEDASSDSEFLATIRDAFYAQQPLGDEVTEQWRDWFSKYLQRLNASDEPDATRRERMNRVNPKYVLRNYMAQTAIDAAEQGDTSLIGELYELLRAPYDEQPEHERWFAKRPEWARHKVGCSMLSCSS